In Colias croceus chromosome 8, ilColCroc2.1, the genomic window TACCGGTTCCCGAGCCTGGGGATGTTTACCGAGCTGCCGCTTTGGATTTTGCTGATGTTGCCAGCAATTTGACAGCACTGAGAGAACAACTTGAAggtatcatcatcatcagcccatatacgttcccactgctgggactcgggcctcctatgagggtacaggccataatccaccacgctggccaagtgcgtgttggcggatgacacatgtcgtcgaactttttaattcttcgacatgtcggtttcctcacgatgttttccttcaccgttcgagcagtggtgatgttacaacatgcgcagattaattgaaaaatcaatttatttcttgcacgctcgcctggtctcgaaccccggacttatcgattcgaagtccgaggtctcaccactgagccaccactgctctactgagccaccactgctctactgagccaccactgctctactgagccaccactgctctactgagccaccactgctctactgagccaccactgctctactgagccaccactgctctactgagccaccactgctctactgagccaccactgctacTTGAAGGTATACATGATACTGATTTATGAAAGTATGAAGTTGAAACCTTACATTCTTCTTCTTTCTCAGCCTGGTTTAACCCAAAGTTGAGTGTAGGCCTCTTCATGGGCACGCCATTCTTTTCTGTTCTTCGCCACCCGCATCCATTTTCTTCCCAAAACCTTCACTATATCGTCAGCCCACCTAGCAGGCTGACGTCCAACATTTCTTCGCCCGGTCCAAGGACGCCATTCCAAGATTCTGTTGGTCCACCTATTGTCGCTTAATCTACAAACATGGCCCACCCATCTCCATTTCTGCCTAGACACTTTGAGTGCTATGTCTATAACTCCAGTTTTCTTTCTGATCGTCGTATTTGGAACTCTGTCTATCAAAGAAATCCCGAGGATAGTGCGTTCCATCGACCTTTGTGCTACTTGGTGCTTGTGCACTAGTTGTTGGGTTAGTGTCCAGGTTAACCTTacattatgttgattaatttaatttaattggattttttaaatatattttattatttaatatatgtattgatttaaaagtcagtaaagtgcgagtcggacttgCGATAAGAAGGGTTCTGTACAAATTAACTACAGAGCAACTGCAAAAAAGTCACCCATCCTATTCATGTCGGCGCCAATCGATGCGATTTAAATCTCTGAAAATTTCAACTGTCTAACTATCACGGTGCATGATCCCGTTTTACcctttacaatttacatacggAACTCTAAAAAGTGATCAAAAgataaagtattataatattgtaacaatgtattttcagatttttactttttacaggATGTAAGGATAAAATGAAGAGGGTAATTGAGGCGGATGCAATTCGGAATTCACCCGACGAGATGTCGGGCGGCGAGGGGAACAAAAGATTGGAAGTTTTCAAAGATAAAATGACAACATTCATTGAGGCAGCTGAAGAAAAGTTAAAGACTGAAGATGAAAACTTGACAGAATGTCGGAACAAGTTTATAGCGACAGTCAGATTCTACCAATACACCCCTAAATGTGGTAAAATTGAAGAGTGTGAACCGAAAGAATTCTTCTCACTGTGGACATCATTCTGCAGTGATTTTAAGGATATCTACAAGAAGGAAGAACAGTTGGCAATTAAAGAAAAGTATGAATCTTACTAATATGTATATGATAGGTCTCACAtatccaataaaaaatacactgtAATGTTCAAACTATCTACAGATAGAATAAATTGcattaaatctaaaaatttaacctaaaaaataaataagaatagtTAGTGCTACTTCCCAAACTAGACAGAAAATTGTGATTATCATTGATAGGAACAAATGTTAATTTTCCAAAAATCTTTGTTTTTCAGGTTAaaagaaactaaaaaaatgCATGAAGAGAGAAAAGCTCAAGCACTAACTCAACCAAAAAAGGAAGGTGGATTAAAGGCACGTCTGCAAAAATTGTCCAGTGTCAGGAAATGATTTGCTCATTTTTACTCCCAGTTGAGATTCAGCATTTGCTTTATACATTCCggtagcttttatatttcgAAATAGCCTAACGTAGCTACATTACAATTTTGTAAATgaggtttttttataaaattcatgtGAAAGGCTGTGCAacattgaattattataaacttaaattattataatatttatgttattacatacatttttatataaaagggCACTGGCAACTAATAATGTAGGATGTGATCAACttagaaatgttaattatatacACATGTTTAACTATTTTGAAGTCTTTGATCTGATGTTTATAtgtaatacaaatatattgcCCCATATTGGTATACTTAtcagaaaatattatcaaattaattacaGAAGACATGATTAGATGTTTTGGCATTTATAAGCAGATATTACTACTAAAgtataataaactttaaagaggtatatgcaatatgcatatatatataatatatgcatattatattaagatatatacatttcaatattgatagcatatcaaataattacCTTGTATACTGTTTAAGTAAAATGTAACTATTGGATACAATATGTGTATTgtgaaatttcattaaaaaaattataattttttggcTAAAGTAATTTAGATCAAAGATACATCATATAGTATGATGATTTTGGAATTAAAATTACACATGAATTCAGATAGTATTTGATGTTGCTGCAGAAaacttttaacataaaaaaaacttatgccaacttttttattatgtcatttcgaaatttcttttcattttgaacacagaacagtaagaacataatagaaatgcgatgtgggcgtggcccacgtgtcactagtaaggtaagatcacctaactcgctctcagttgtgcgcagaaaaatatttgagtcggttgtcaactgtcaaaccttatttccatatttattcattatttagagcgtgttgttcggtattagagtggaaaaatgatagcagacgaaataatatcagcaatcgaggcatttcataccatcggtaagtcttattttaatttattttaaatatattttatgttacaacttcgcttgtcgtaatttgtcaaaaatttataaaaatattaagtcaaaatgaaccttaatccataagaaataagtactaatatagattgaacggcaaacaagactttctggaatattattgcaataaacaaacgaatgtcggattagtgatgcatgtggcgcatatcgacagtatcgatactttagaaaagacaaacattataaatattaaattttattttatttttccttagttttcatttgtcctatttatttatagattttcgaaagaggctaatttaaaagagaaatggataataaatgcaacgtgacgagttaactggatgccgaacagcaataagcagtctaacaaaggccaccgatacatcaaacctacggcagttccaagatttaaaataatgcatattttctgtttgttttgtaaatatagatttatactattctattccgttttttatttaaatataataatatgaaaagacgtacttagtagtaataaacatactccaaaatgtgacacattatcttatactcatataatagaaagaaaaaaaaaatgcacaaaaatatatttatttgtgaattatcgataacaaggctgacatcccttagagcatagcatcaggttaatgtcaagttaatgtcattaatttagagtgacacaaatttcaaccttatctttatgtgttgaggttcaaagttatatgtattgaaaaccaacgccctctgttgtggaatagctgaatgttttcgaatttggaatttctgagcaaagagaaacaaaacagctaatatacctagggatgttatactaaaataaaccgtaacttggttcgttagggtacatattgaaatgctgaatttataacctaagtcagtttttactcaaattaagctgtccaatcaaaagcatagtttacttgtagtgtactgtataactatcggtttaaggcgactacaccaccgaaactagcgcccccccaacattttatttttttactcctaaaccagatcaaatttaaaaaatctagctcggtactttgctagtatattacttgtagtatttttggtattacttttcattattttgcattcggtaaattaggagaacttttgattaccgccaaaagtggccacttttggcggtaatcaaaagttctctagaataatgaacagttagaatagtgaaaagtaataccaaaaatactacaagtaatatactagcaaagtaccgagctagattttttaaatttgatctggttaaggagtaaaaaaataaaatgttcggtggcgctagtttcggtggtgtaggcctcttaaatgtgtgggtttggcgacactggttttcatactaatgatgacattatagcacttctattatgttcttactgttctgtgattTTGAAGATACCAAAAGTACGAGTAAAATTTAAaccataaaacaatattttaagatCGCTATAAACATTTGGAAGTGAATATTatcttatcaataaaattttaatttaaatgcaataCATGTATTCATGTCTTAAAtggatgataataattaatataggaatatattaaaacacaGCTTgtgtattctttaaaaatgtacctGATGTATGATTTCTAGCATGTTActtttatgtatataaatggTGCTTATGCAAAGCTACAAAGTTTTGCAACatgattgataaataatacatattatttaaaatgattatattgttttatttgtaatccAAACATTTTTCTTGCCATATTCTTTTAAACTTCCTTTGTATCTTTCGGGGTTTAGTCTTATTGGTGTCAAGATTTAGCAAACAAGTTTTTAATGCTTGCCATTGCATGAAGCTAAGATGACTGGTTAAGGCTTTGTCATTTGATTCATTCCTTAAGTTTTCctctttgtttataaaatctttcaaagaatttatatttgtaactgTGTCAATTGTGTGAACAGCagctttattttcattgccTAGTGGCTCATCTAATTTACCTAAAGAATTTCTAGAGACTGCTATACCCAAATCAGTCTGTTTTAGATGTACTTCTTCACTATGAAATGTTTCCTTtataaaaggtaattttatttcattttcatcaGAATTGTCTATATTTTCATTGATCTGACTTACATAATCCAAAATGTTCTCACATAAATCTCCTGAATCATCTTCCATAGCAATTGcttctatgtttattttaattttacaagtCCATTCAAAACTTCCAAGACTATTTAGATTTTTCATATCTAACCATTCTTCCAAGTCATtaggtaatttataatttgggGGTAAAAAAGCTAAGCCTTTAATTTCAAGCTTCCCTATAACTTGATATAGCTGATTATACCAGTTACATGAATGTTGTAACAGAACAAGTGTCATAGACCATATTCTACATAAAAGAGCATATGGCATCAAACACATCCAGTGACTTTCTCCTCGTTTAATTCTATCTaagtaaaaaattgcagaCTGCTTAGAGCAAACTACAATTCTTAGCATTAGTTTAGAAAATGACATTAtcctaattaaaatatattctaacaTTTGcctagtaggtaggtataattcaTTGTCGTTTTCTTTCGGtaaatatgatgaaaatttttcTACATCCTTCAAAAGGTTTAGAGTCAAATATTTCCTCAGTGCCGtatttacctttttaaaattacgGTAGCCCATATCATTGCGAAATTTCTTGTCGAATTTGTATAAGAATCTGGATAATATAGCACCTTCTTTATGAAGAGGGGATTGCCTAGATAAAATCTCAATTATGTTATTTGTTGTATAggttaattcttttaaatctgaaataataacagaaaaagagggttattatgcaactaaaataatattttgaatccATAATATcagctattatttatttcaagctTTATTCACCTACCTAACTTTTGTTTACAAAGAAATGTGTTCACCGGAGGCGGTAACAAAGATTGATCATTCCATGGCTCGAGCATTTTATATTCTTGGCGGGTAATGATTCTTTCTTAtagaaatttcattaattaattgttaataatcGCTTTTTTAATAACGTGAACTCGAAACAGTTTTTAGGTTAAtaccaaagagtataatgtatatgcTAATACcatgtaaatattgtaaacaatGTAGTGTCAAGTGTGGCAATGTCATTGTCTGTTGTcaatgtcaatttttttttaagatttattggCCTGGAGTGCCTGGAGCCGAGGCCTGGAGGCGCAATCATTTTTTACTAGTTTGCCGAGTTTGCCAGCTTTAAatcgaagaaaaaaataagagGCTAATTTCAGTAGATAAAAATGTTGTCTAACGAAAAAGATTTCAAAGAGATGTCGTTTATAGTTGAGTTTGAACAATACTAAACATACTAAAGTATTGGCATTTCTGTAAAggattgaaagaaaaaaaaaccttttctTCGCGTTAGTATATTGTAAAAGTGTAAACTACctcaaaattacattatttgtaatagttattttatacagCTTTGGTATTGTAGGTGGAATCCATTATTCCATATCTTCCAGTTGTTCTCGCATCAAGCCTTCGAAAATGGTAGAGTCTGGTGGGAGCCATTCACAACTAGTGTCTTCTGATGAACAtacctttataataaaaaaaaaacaatttaagaaatatttttttaactggaTGAAGACAAttccaaaaatatttacctgaCATTTACAGCTAGCCGCTTCAACGTAATGATAGACTTCTGTTCCGGGTTCTACTCCAGGGTCACAATGACGTAACTTGACTGAAGAGTGCTTCCTTTCACCATGAACACATACAGGGTGATGAGATTCTTTGTAAGGGAACTGCCAATGAGATATCtggaaatatataaaaaaatatatattgtacTTTTCCCATGTCTATGATACTTTTTATTGGAAGAGTACGGCTGTACTCTTCCAATTAAAGGTAGTATAGATAGTAGATAGAAAGCCCACACATACTTCGTAGGACAAACAATAACCCCAACAGGACATGATTTTAACTTCATCCCAGCATCGTAGGCCGTTGAAATCAGTTTGCACAGCTTTATGAGAGTATCGCTTAGGTTTACACCTGGCGCTAGATGGTGCACCACAACAGGAAATAATTAAGCACCATAATGTTAGGACAAGCAATGTAACGCATATTTTACTCCTAACACTCATTTTGGGATTTAGTAGAAATCTTGTAAGTCTTTGTTTgcaatatatttctttaacaCAAAACTTCTCTAAGTATGATTTAATTCTGACTGTACCTACTCCTCTAGAATCCGAGCTTTTTATAGGCGCAAAGTAGACGTCATGGTATTACTTCCATGTCAATACACATCACGACAGTATACAAACCATTAGGTTGATGATTGCGCTGGATAAAAATACTCTTGGAATACATTAGAATATtaagtatacaattataaatattttgttacatttaacatttattacattttcttaCTTAGGTTCTATTATCTAAATTAAGTGCTTTTATACaagttttatacatataagcactatatataaaaatatcattaagtctgcacaggcgattattccgtaactttTGCAGATaggtatcaaaaaactttaaattgaaATCGAAAGTATTTTACCGATTTTACcgaatgagtaaaatgacaataattactttttaaaaatataacgagAAGTATGTAAACATTTAACTATAAAcactcccatacattttgtatgagATATGAATATATCCCATGTAAGTATttgtaatatgaaaaattttagttttttcgaaaatctgctttgaatataaaatgtaggtacgggaaataaaatgtacagggttttaaattatataacgttttattcctaaaagttattattgccATTTTACTCaataggtactttatatatcaattaaaagttttttgatatctgcaatagatACGGATAACGGAATAATCACTTATTATGCACATAGGTATACACCCGGTATATTTTACCGATATAATTAGTTTTTCGATACACccgatataattattatgaacttTCCTACAAATTTGCGTAcatgtcttttattttatggttgcctggaagagattgcttgtaagcaataaggccgcctaatGTATACATACTTTCTAAGTTAATGTGTCATTTCATTTCGGTtcctgataaaataatatgtacaatgaagtatcataaataaaataataatgaataatgtaGGTAGTTTCCTGTtcgaatataatttaatctgGTAGGTATGTATTGGTATGTATCACAGACCACAGTATGTAtctattatttcaaatatattaaatataaataataggtcTGTATTTTGATgacaactttatttattaaaatcaattgaCAGTCAATTCTCAAATAATTAAGctgaaaactcaattttttgtaaatatattaggttcttatctttaaaatcttttaaaataatgtaggtagTCTGGCAAAGACGTGTTCTCGGCTGTTCAGTTTTTTAAAATACGATTCAATTAGAATTTTCTATCAGGTAATTTGACTAGCCTTCAAAGTTCATGCActtaactatttaatattatacttataaatttaaatcatatgAGATAAAGCTGGAGTAGAGTCAAGTGTCaacaatagaaataatattatgattactTTTTGAACAGAACTTCCGTAAACCAAAATTATGATTGAAATTGGTGTATCTGATAGGTCCATGATAGGAACCCAAGGAAATTACGGCCACCCATTTGGTAAGTAAATATAGTTAATTACTATGATAAATAAAGAacattatgatttaaaataaaaagcttaaACTTTTACTAAtacataataagttttattataaaccataataattttatctatataGAAATACAtcgcatattttaatttggtaATGTTTACTTATGTTTACTTGTAActttagtgtaatttttttgtctttttctAATGACGGCTGTCAAAAATTTCATAATCGATATGTCAATGTCAATCAGTCATTGTCAATTCCAATCCAAATGGAAATTCGAAAATGATGCACTTTCACTTTGCACGCAGTGTTATGCtagacataataaattaaatgtttatgtaaatgaaacaatttttgaactaatattaattatttaactaaatttataaataaacaactgcTATGTCACGACGAACACCGATAAAATCAAGAGTTAAAGTGTGTAATAAATCTGTTTTTCACCTTCAAGATAAAAAAGCAGATGATAGTGAGCTCTCAATTGGCTTAATTAAATCAGCAAAGCGGACAGGACAGTTGAGTTTATGCAACAGGGGACTAGGGAGCGGtgagtttaaaattaaagtttgagaaattttatttaacaagcTAAATCCCATGTAAACATAGGcaatttattctttaaaatttcttatttGGTTCTCGCAGTTCCTGAAAATGTGTGGAAAATCGATGAACTTGTTATGGATGATACCAAAGAGGTAGATTTTGCAAGATCAGACCAAAATAATTGGTGGAACTGTGAGCCCTTGAAAATGCTTGATCTCAGTTCCAATGTCATTAAGGCAATATCGCCAAATGTCAAATTACTACAAGATCTTGTTACCCTCAAGGTAAACTCTTTTATGTGTTATTAACATGTTTatctttacaaattatttaatgtttgaatcaaagaaatattgtttagtttatcaaaattatttgaagcTTACTCCAATACTCCTAATTATGAATAAACCTGTGCTTGCCATAACTTGCATCACTCAAAATAGAAAAGCTAAAGGCATAAATATACCAAACAAGTACCATCTTTAAgcgaaatttgaaaaaatatctaattcaACATATTCTCTGACTGAGGcaatatattttcagttacATGATAATGCCTTAACATGCCTACCATCAGAGATTGGAGAGTTAAAGAGCTTGTCAAATCTCAGCTTGGATCATAACAAATTGAAGGAGTTGCCGATAGAGTTCTACAAACTAACAGAGTTGAGGTGGTTGAGCATATCACATAATGAGCTTATTAAAATCGTACCTGATTTTGGTGATTTAGTCATGTTAACGTTTCTGGTAAGTTACTTTAATAAAccaatcatttaattttatgttatgtaggtaccaaatttaatgagccatgcattaaatataataataacatataagaagggctgttttttattttaacaaaaaaaaatatatatataatattggtcgcgccaatataaaatatatacgcAAATATATTCTCGATATAAAGTGGACTGTATTTAGATCAACGTGGTGTTAGCAAAGAGGGGAAAGACGGGAACACACGGCACATACCTCGTCGGAGGGAGTAGCGTCCAGAACACACGCCGCTGCCACGCGGTCAGGGTCCTCCAGCTCGCGGCGGGCAAGAACGGGTCCAGTCCAACACtccacacaaacacacacgcgGCGGTGAGCGCGACCAAGGGCCGGGGCACGGGATGCCCCGGGGGtgttacaaaagcacaatgcCTGATGATCTAGAGAGCCTCGTGGAAGCTCTCCGGCGGTGAGTCCCGATCCTCGCGAAAGATCGGAGAGAACTGCTGGCTGTCGTTCGTGACATAGGTAGGTCACGTGACGAGCGCTAAATAGCGCGCGATGATTGGTTGTGCTCGTATGTAGGGAAGGATGAAGGAATACaccacaaataataaacatttaatttctacatttactattttaattatattggcgTTACCATATCCACCCGCCCTAAATGGGTCACCATTTAAAACCAATCATAAGATACAGCGAAAAACTATGACTCTAGGATCGCATAATGCGCGCGGGTTAATAAAGTCCTAAGAGCCACGGcggtaatataaataacaaattctaTGGCTCCAGGAGCGCATAATGCGAGCgggataataaaaaatcctaAAAGTCACG contains:
- the LOC123693885 gene encoding nucleolus and neural progenitor protein-like, producing MLEPWNDQSLLPPPVNTFLCKQKLDLKELTYTTNNIIEILSRQSPLHKEGAILSRFLYKFDKKFRNDMGYRNFKKVNTALRKYLTLNLLKDVEKFSSYLPKENDNELYLPTRQMLEYILIRIMSFSKLMLRIVVCSKQSAIFYLDRIKRGESHWMCLMPYALLCRIWSMTLVLLQHSCNWYNQLYQVIGKLEIKGLAFLPPNYKLPNDLEEWLDMKNLNSLGSFEWTCKIKINIEAIAMEDDSGDLCENILDYVSQINENIDNSDENEIKLPFIKETFHSEEVHLKQTDLGIAVSRNSLGKLDEPLGNENKAAVHTIDTVTNINSLKDFINKEENLRNESNDKALTSHLSFMQWQALKTCLLNLDTNKTKPRKIQRKFKRIWQEKCLDYK
- the LOC123693896 gene encoding thyrostimulin beta-5 subunit, with the protein product MSVRSKICVTLLVLTLWCLIISCCGAPSSARCKPKRYSHKAVQTDFNGLRCWDEVKIMSCWGYCLSYEISHWQFPYKESHHPVCVHGERKHSSVKLRHCDPGVEPGTEVYHYVEAASCKCQVCSSEDTSCEWLPPDSTIFEGLMREQLEDME